One window from the genome of Carnobacteriaceae bacterium zg-84 encodes:
- a CDS encoding glycine--tRNA ligase subunit beta, with amino-acid sequence MTKDVLLEIGLEEVPAKYVRSSSEQLKERVEQFLTENRLAFKEVVAYATPRRLAVIVKEVVEKQEDIEEVAKGPAKKIALDEQGQWTKAAIGFVNGQGLSTDDIFFEDIKGVEYVHVKKSIKGQDTLSILSGLKDVILKMTFPISMTWGNHTLKYIRPIHWLIALYGDTIIPFDILGVETGTTTRGHRFLGQETTVLTPSDYVSQLEKEYVLVNQEDRKSLIVSQIDALAQENDWVVELDEELLEEVTSIVEYPTAFFGTFDKKYLVVPDEVLITTMKEHQRYFYVKNKEGQLLPFFISVRNGNDQHLDNVVKGNEKVLVARLEDALFFTKEDAKIQIAQAVEKLKHVNFHVKIGSVYDKMSNTRAILTVLSNLLQIDVTHAVRAGEIYKFDLVTNMVGEFPELQGIMGEKYALDKGESIEVAQAIREHYLPLSSDGALPESISGALLAVADKLDTLISFFLKGMIPSGSNDPYALRRQAIGIVSIFEKENWQIDMVSLFETILKTVYHVENSDVVELLRQFILARLQQKLQSYDIRYDVIESVLASQTLNIPLLIHNAKDLQEHTQEIDFKVTIEAVSRVLNLAKKSHDIENFGKINIVSDLFETDSEKVLAQVMQQVEHVSYDSLKMLTQPITAFFNDNMVLVENEEVRNNRLSILVQCATKILNYADTTKLVVK; translated from the coding sequence ACACCTCGTCGTTTGGCAGTTATTGTTAAAGAAGTTGTTGAAAAACAAGAAGATATAGAAGAAGTTGCCAAAGGTCCGGCAAAAAAAATTGCTTTAGATGAACAAGGTCAATGGACAAAAGCCGCTATTGGTTTTGTCAACGGGCAAGGATTATCAACAGATGATATTTTCTTTGAGGATATTAAAGGTGTTGAGTATGTTCATGTTAAAAAATCAATTAAAGGACAAGATACATTATCTATTTTGTCTGGTTTAAAAGATGTAATCTTAAAAATGACTTTTCCGATTTCAATGACATGGGGCAATCATACGTTGAAATATATTCGTCCTATTCATTGGTTAATCGCTCTTTACGGAGATACTATCATTCCATTTGATATTTTGGGTGTAGAAACAGGTACAACAACAAGAGGCCACCGCTTCTTAGGACAAGAAACGACAGTTTTGACACCAAGCGACTATGTTTCACAGTTAGAAAAAGAATATGTGTTAGTTAATCAAGAAGATAGAAAATCATTGATTGTGTCACAAATTGATGCGTTAGCACAAGAAAATGATTGGGTTGTGGAATTAGATGAAGAGTTGCTTGAAGAAGTAACAAGCATTGTGGAGTATCCAACTGCATTTTTTGGAACATTTGACAAAAAATATTTGGTTGTACCTGATGAAGTGCTTATCACCACAATGAAAGAGCACCAACGCTATTTCTATGTTAAAAATAAAGAAGGTCAATTATTACCATTCTTTATTTCTGTTAGAAATGGGAATGATCAACATTTAGATAATGTGGTTAAAGGAAATGAAAAAGTGTTGGTAGCACGTTTAGAAGATGCGCTATTCTTTACAAAAGAAGATGCTAAAATTCAGATTGCACAAGCAGTTGAGAAACTAAAACATGTTAACTTCCATGTGAAAATTGGATCTGTCTATGACAAAATGTCAAATACAAGAGCCATTTTAACAGTTCTTTCAAACTTGTTACAAATTGATGTGACACATGCTGTAAGAGCAGGAGAAATTTATAAATTTGATTTAGTGACAAATATGGTTGGTGAATTCCCAGAATTACAAGGAATTATGGGTGAAAAATATGCTTTAGATAAAGGTGAAAGTATAGAAGTGGCACAAGCCATTAGAGAGCATTATTTGCCTTTATCAAGTGACGGTGCTTTACCAGAAAGTATATCTGGAGCATTGTTGGCTGTTGCTGATAAACTAGATACATTGATTAGTTTCTTCTTAAAAGGAATGATACCAAGTGGTTCGAATGATCCGTACGCATTGCGTCGTCAAGCCATTGGTATTGTGTCTATTTTTGAAAAAGAAAATTGGCAAATCGATATGGTTTCTTTATTTGAAACTATTTTAAAAACAGTATACCACGTTGAAAATAGTGACGTTGTAGAGTTATTACGACAATTTATTTTGGCACGTTTACAACAAAAATTACAAAGTTATGATATTCGTTATGATGTGATTGAATCTGTTTTAGCGAGTCAAACATTAAATATTCCATTGCTTATCCATAATGCCAAAGATTTGCAAGAGCATACGCAAGAAATTGATTTTAAAGTAACAATCGAGGCTGTATCTCGTGTGTTAAACCTTGCTAAAAAATCGCATGATATAGAAAACTTCGGAAAAATAAACATCGTATCAGATTTATTTGAAACGGATAGTGAAAAAGTACTGGCACAAGTGATGCAACAAGTAGAGCATGTTTCTTATGATAGTTTAAAAATGTTGACACAACCTATTACAGCTTTCTTTAATGATAATATGGTGTTGGTTGAAAACGAAGAAGTTCGGAACAATCGTTTAAGTATATTGGTGCAATGTGCAACAAAAATATTAAACTATGCAGATACAACGAAATTAGTGGTGAAATAA
- the ruvA gene encoding Holliday junction branch migration protein RuvA translates to MFEYVKGQLVSIYPTYVVVEVHGVGYQIFMPNAFGLQEMLKQDITVYVYQAVREDAITLYGFKSLEEKQLFLKLISVSGIGPKSALSILASDNSEGLIQAIETNDVTYLTKFPGVGKKTAAQIVLDLKGKFTDISKPVLENHIPVLEISPILAETKEALLGLGYSEREIKKVLPQLEKEHCQSTDQALRIAFKLLLGSK, encoded by the coding sequence ATGTTTGAGTATGTAAAAGGACAGTTAGTGTCGATTTATCCAACGTATGTAGTTGTAGAGGTGCATGGTGTTGGTTATCAGATTTTTATGCCGAATGCATTCGGTTTGCAAGAAATGCTCAAACAAGATATAACGGTGTATGTGTATCAAGCTGTTCGAGAAGATGCCATTACGTTATATGGATTTAAGTCATTAGAAGAAAAACAATTATTTTTGAAATTGATTAGCGTATCGGGGATTGGTCCAAAAAGTGCGTTGTCCATTTTGGCGAGTGATAATAGTGAGGGATTGATACAGGCTATTGAAACGAATGATGTTACTTATTTGACGAAGTTTCCAGGTGTTGGGAAAAAGACGGCAGCTCAAATAGTGTTAGATTTAAAAGGGAAGTTTACTGATATATCGAAACCTGTTTTGGAAAATCATATTCCTGTTTTAGAAATATCACCAATTTTAGCAGAAACGAAAGAAGCGTTATTAGGATTAGGATATTCGGAACGTGAAATTAAAAAAGTCTTACCTCAACTTGAAAAAGAACATTGTCAATCGACAGATCAAGCGTTGAGAATTGCATTTAAACTTTTATTAGGAAGTAAATAA
- a CDS encoding transposase, protein MFYKETHPNDEIILNTLSELVPKDHLLRKIDKSIDFNFIYEITSPYYSHTNGRNSLDPVVLFKLVFLKDIYGIKSMRETIKRVETDVAFRWFLNLPFSKPTPHYSTFSQNYIRRFQGTSVFEDIFNTIVHQAISHHLISGTALFTDSTHIKANANKNKFRNAVIEVVQERKRDLENEINAEREAIGKKPFSYTDKIISKNIKESTTDKESGYYHRDNKEKGFMYLDHRSVDGKHNFIVDCFITPGNVHDSVPYVSRLTHIMKHFILM, encoded by the coding sequence ATGTTTTATAAAGAAACTCACCCAAATGATGAAATCATATTAAACACATTGTCCGAATTAGTACCAAAAGACCATTTACTACGTAAAATTGATAAATCAATTGATTTCAACTTTATTTATGAAATTACTTCTCCTTATTATAGTCATACGAATGGTCGCAATAGTTTAGACCCTGTTGTTTTATTTAAATTGGTCTTTTTAAAAGATATTTATGGCATTAAATCCATGCGAGAAACCATTAAACGTGTCGAAACGGATGTAGCGTTTAGATGGTTTTTAAACCTCCCTTTCTCTAAACCTACCCCACATTATTCTACTTTCTCTCAAAATTATATTCGCCGTTTTCAAGGGACGTCTGTGTTTGAAGATATATTTAATACTATTGTACACCAAGCTATCTCACATCATTTAATTAGTGGGACAGCTTTATTCACAGATTCCACACACATTAAAGCAAACGCCAATAAAAATAAATTTAGAAACGCTGTTATTGAAGTGGTTCAAGAACGTAAACGAGATTTAGAAAACGAAATCAACGCCGAACGAGAAGCTATTGGAAAAAAGCCTTTTAGCTACACAGATAAAATCATCTCTAAAAACATAAAAGAAAGTACGACTGATAAAGAAAGCGGCTATTACCATCGGGATAATAAAGAAAAAGGATTTATGTACTTAGACCATCGTAGTGTCGATGGTAAACACAATTTTATTGTAGACTGCTTTATTACACCGGGGAACGTGCATGATAGTGTACCGTATGTGTCACGATTAACACATATAATGAAACATTTCATTTTAATGTGA
- a CDS encoding IS30 family transposase, which translates to MVSIRKRPKKEPTKTYKKNMGTSIENRPAVANNRTEFGHWEIDLVLFKKTKNEVLLLTLVERQTRYTIICKMNGKTAQCVLRTLKNIF; encoded by the coding sequence ATGGTAAGCATTAGAAAACGACCGAAAAAAGAGCCCACCAAAACATACAAGAAAAACATGGGAACCTCTATCGAAAATCGACCAGCCGTAGCGAATAATCGTACAGAATTTGGACATTGGGAAATTGATTTGGTCTTATTTAAGAAAACGAAAAATGAAGTTCTATTATTAACGTTAGTAGAACGACAAACACGTTATACAATTATATGTAAAATGAATGGTAAAACAGCACAATGTGTTTTACGGACATTAAAGAATATTTTTTAA
- the rny gene encoding ribonuclease Y: MGPSGLIPQGDATSTIIVILVAAILGIGAGYIFRKLSYEKKLASTRGTVEFLLEDAKKNADLTLKDAESEKKALLLGAKEEIQQYRTSIDQELKERRNDVIEQEKRLVQRETNLDRKDENLSRREQTIDDKEKVLSQRSEVLSQEQLKIESLIAQQQQELENIASLTSDEAKEIILTKLTEELKHERAVLVKESQRQAEETADRQAKNIILQAIQRTASDLVSENTVSVISLPNEEMKGRIIGREGRNIRTLETLTGIDVIIDDTPEAVVLSGFDPVRREIAKMTLEKLMKDGRIHPARIEEMVEKSRKEMDERIRDIGEKAVFDVGVHTLHPDLIKILGRLYFRTSYGQNVLNHSIEVARLSGIIAGELGENVNLAKRAGLLHDLGKALDHEVEGSHVEIGAEFAQKYKENPIVVNAIASHHGDVEATSVIAVIVAIADALSAARPGARSDSLENYIKRLEKLEEISNSFEGIDKSFAIQAGREVRVMVKPDVLDDDQTALLARDIKEKIESELEYPGHIKVTVIRELRSVEYAK, translated from the coding sequence ATGGGACCTAGTGGTTTAATCCCACAAGGAGATGCAACCTCTACTATCATTGTTATTTTAGTAGCTGCTATCCTTGGTATAGGGGCAGGATATATTTTTAGAAAATTATCTTATGAAAAAAAATTGGCAAGTACACGTGGTACAGTCGAATTTTTATTAGAAGATGCTAAAAAGAATGCGGATTTGACATTAAAAGATGCGGAATCTGAGAAAAAAGCTTTATTATTAGGTGCAAAAGAAGAAATTCAACAATATCGTACAAGTATAGATCAAGAGTTAAAAGAACGTCGAAACGATGTCATTGAACAAGAAAAAAGACTTGTTCAGCGTGAAACAAATTTAGATAGAAAAGATGAGAACTTATCTCGTCGTGAGCAAACGATTGATGATAAGGAAAAGGTACTATCTCAACGTTCTGAAGTATTGTCACAAGAGCAATTAAAAATAGAATCATTGATTGCACAACAACAACAAGAATTGGAAAATATTGCATCTTTAACATCTGATGAAGCAAAAGAAATCATTTTAACAAAACTAACAGAAGAATTAAAACATGAACGTGCCGTTTTGGTAAAAGAGTCACAACGTCAAGCAGAAGAAACAGCCGATCGTCAAGCAAAAAATATTATTTTACAAGCTATTCAACGTACGGCATCAGATTTAGTTTCTGAAAATACTGTATCAGTTATTTCTTTACCAAATGAAGAAATGAAAGGTCGCATTATTGGGCGTGAAGGACGAAATATTCGTACATTAGAAACGTTAACAGGGATTGATGTTATTATAGATGATACACCAGAAGCTGTTGTATTAAGTGGTTTTGATCCAGTACGTCGTGAAATTGCTAAAATGACATTAGAAAAACTCATGAAAGATGGACGTATTCATCCGGCTCGTATTGAAGAAATGGTTGAAAAATCTAGAAAAGAAATGGATGAACGCATTCGAGATATTGGGGAAAAAGCAGTCTTTGATGTAGGTGTGCATACATTACATCCTGATTTAATTAAAATATTGGGACGTTTATATTTCAGAACAAGTTATGGACAAAATGTCTTAAATCATAGTATTGAAGTGGCTCGTTTATCTGGTATCATTGCTGGAGAATTAGGAGAAAACGTTAATTTGGCAAAACGTGCAGGATTGCTACATGACTTAGGAAAAGCCTTAGACCATGAAGTAGAAGGATCACACGTGGAAATTGGTGCTGAATTTGCTCAAAAATATAAAGAAAATCCTATTGTTGTCAATGCCATTGCTTCCCATCATGGTGATGTTGAAGCTACCTCAGTCATTGCAGTGATTGTTGCCATTGCAGATGCGTTATCTGCTGCAAGACCAGGTGCTAGAAGTGATTCATTAGAAAACTATATTAAACGCTTAGAAAAACTTGAAGAAATTTCAAATAGTTTTGAAGGTATTGATAAAAGTTTTGCCATACAAGCAGGTCGTGAAGTACGTGTCATGGTTAAACCTGATGTATTGGACGATGATCAAACAGCTTTATTGGCACGTGATATTAAAGAGAAAATTGAATCTGAGTTAGAATATCCAGGGCATATTAAAGTAACAGTGATACGCGAATTGCGTTCAGTGGAGTATGCTAAATAA
- a CDS encoding helix-turn-helix domain-containing protein, which produces MSEINYNTKKQYTQLSLVEHTKIETLLNEKKSIRYIAERLGRNVSTIYREIKRGSVNQMVHRNGIQRDELKYYAETSHHIYKAKQQNKYHHDLTEKFSQQFFKDLQQAVTETYRIHSIDTFVHWYRLNHPNEKVPCTKTVYTFVH; this is translated from the coding sequence ATGTCTGAAATAAATTATAACACAAAAAAACAATATACACAGCTATCATTGGTTGAACATACAAAAATTGAAACGTTATTAAACGAAAAGAAGTCAATACGATATATCGCTGAACGACTCGGAAGAAATGTATCCACAATCTATAGAGAAATCAAACGAGGAAGCGTTAATCAAATGGTTCATCGAAATGGTATTCAACGTGACGAACTAAAATATTACGCTGAAACAAGCCATCATATTTATAAAGCTAAGCAACAAAATAAATATCATCATGATTTAACTGAAAAATTTAGTCAGCAATTTTTCAAAGACTTACAACAGGCAGTCACTGAAACATACAGAATACACAGTATTGATACCTTTGTACATTGGTATCGCCTAAATCACCCTAATGAAAAAGTCCCTTGTACGAAAACGGTTTATACGTTTGTCCATTAA
- a CDS encoding transposase — MIGYRRFHRNPDHKFFRYDSSRDCFTDTRTGEIYTYRNIDRQGYKQYRISDNSNKRILRRAIDADVYDRCRERRLSTFGKALYKRRKETIERSFADSKQNHGYRFAQYRGVAKMQQYTWLSCAAQNMKKMAILLTRDSHFLQYSSLFIIFKCKIQRIFQNWRNTLDFLSLLSTV, encoded by the coding sequence GTGATTGGGTATAGACGTTTTCATCGCAATCCTGACCATAAGTTTTTTCGATATGATTCATCTAGAGATTGTTTTACGGATACACGTACGGGAGAAATTTACACCTACAGAAACATTGATAGACAAGGATATAAGCAGTATCGTATAAGCGATAACAGTAATAAACGGATACTACGTCGAGCGATAGATGCTGATGTATACGATAGATGTCGTGAACGTCGATTATCTACGTTTGGGAAAGCACTATATAAACGACGGAAAGAAACGATTGAGCGTAGCTTTGCAGACTCTAAACAAAATCATGGGTATCGGTTTGCACAATATAGAGGAGTAGCCAAGATGCAGCAGTACACTTGGTTATCTTGTGCTGCCCAAAACATGAAAAAAATGGCAATCCTACTCACGAGAGATAGCCATTTTTTACAATATAGTTCTTTATTTATCATTTTTAAATGCAAAATCCAACGTATTTTTCAAAACTGGAGAAATACGTTGGATTTTTTATCGCTATTGTCAACAGTCTGA
- a CDS encoding rRNA pseudouridine synthase, protein MRLDKFLVDMGVGSRKDVRELIKKKQVQVNGEIAKKADDKIDGKQDEVMCQGVVYHYTEYDYIMLNKPQGVVSATEDKIHQTVLDLLDKRYHRVAPVGRLDKDTQGLLLLTNDGALAHDLLSPKKHVDKRYEVHLKYPIQEDLVLSFEEGIILEDGYKCLPAKLTIKDSYCVFVTIQEGKFHQVKRMFQALNNKVVFLKRLSMGSLQLDETLPIGAYRELTIEELEHLKKGR, encoded by the coding sequence ATTAGATTAGATAAATTTTTAGTAGACATGGGTGTTGGCTCACGAAAAGATGTTAGAGAGTTAATCAAAAAGAAACAAGTCCAAGTAAATGGAGAAATTGCTAAAAAAGCAGATGATAAAATAGATGGAAAACAAGATGAAGTTATGTGCCAAGGGGTAGTATATCACTATACAGAATACGACTATATTATGTTAAATAAACCACAAGGTGTGGTAAGTGCAACAGAAGATAAGATACATCAAACAGTTTTAGATTTGTTGGATAAAAGGTATCATCGAGTAGCACCTGTTGGTAGATTGGATAAGGATACACAAGGTCTATTATTATTGACAAATGACGGTGCTTTAGCACATGATTTATTATCTCCTAAAAAGCATGTTGATAAACGATATGAAGTACATCTAAAATATCCAATTCAAGAAGATTTAGTACTTTCTTTTGAAGAAGGCATCATATTAGAAGACGGCTATAAATGTTTGCCTGCTAAGCTCACGATAAAAGATTCGTATTGTGTATTCGTGACGATTCAAGAAGGAAAATTTCATCAAGTAAAACGTATGTTTCAAGCATTGAATAATAAAGTTGTTTTTTTAAAACGATTGAGTATGGGAAGTTTACAATTAGATGAAACACTTCCAATTGGAGCATATCGAGAGTTAACAATTGAAGAATTGGAGCATTTAAAAAAGGGTAGATAA
- a CDS encoding IS30 family transposase — protein MFFKQYGKSTFKSITSDNGSEFASLSELESKHLNIYYAHPYSSYERGTNENHNGQIREFLPKGKSINTVKKSTIRKIESCLSHKIRRKLGYRAPAELFLLRVGSSFNKNRFPVKAHFVFRLD, from the coding sequence ATATTTTTTAAACAATATGGGAAATCAACCTTCAAGAGTATAACATCTGATAATGGTTCAGAATTCGCATCGTTATCTGAATTAGAATCAAAACATTTAAATATTTACTACGCACACCCTTATTCATCTTATGAGCGTGGTACTAATGAAAATCATAATGGACAGATACGGGAGTTTTTACCTAAGGGTAAATCTATCAACACCGTTAAAAAGTCAACTATTCGTAAAATAGAATCCTGCTTGAGTCATAAAATACGACGTAAATTAGGTTATCGTGCACCTGCAGAGTTATTTTTATTGCGGGTAGGTTCATCGTTTAATAAAAACAGGTTTCCCGTCAAGGCACACTTTGTTTTTCGCCTTGACTAG